TTGCTTAGTTAGTAAACACTTTGATAGTTAAGCGTAAAAAGATAAACGTATTAAATTGATCGTTTAATCTAAActttatcttttattaaaaatataattgtcTACAACtcaatatttaatcaaaatcatattcAATATTGTATATAATTAAATTCACATTTTTATTGCAACATAAATATCTTGGAAGCTATACTCCTTTTGAATGCAGCATTCAAGTATGCGTCGAGCCATGACGTGTTGGAGGTGTCGAGCGCCGCCTACAGCTCGTGCACGACGAGCAACCCCATATCGACGAGCACCGGCGGCAACACCGTCGTCACGCTCAACAGCACCGGCTCCAGGTACTTCGTCTGCGGAATTCCCGGACACTGCGCTGGTGGCATGAAGCTCCAGATCGACGTCGCCTCCCCGACCTCAACTCGTCCTCCTTCTCCCTCCTCCACCCCCCGCTCCCCTGTTGCTCCCTCCCCGCGCTCGCCTTCTGCGCTTCCGCCGTCATCTTCGACCCCAGGCTCCGTCCCTCCGCCGGCATCTTCGACCCCAGGCTCCGTTCCTCCGCCGTCTGCCCCCACAGCGTCGCCGCCGACACCGAGCGGCGCTTGCCTGAAGGCGAAGGCAACTCTCGGACTCGGTTCGGGAATCGTCATGCTGATGCTTATGGCCCTGTGAGAGATGATGCCATTCGCTGTCATCAGTTGTTGCTCTTTCTTTGTCCTCTGTGGACTCACAGTGACAGTGAATCATAGGAAGCATTGTTATGTATTGATTCATTAGatcaataagaaataaaaaacatTGTCATGCATCGATTGTTGCATCAGTGGATTATGAAATAGAAAACAAAGCTTTGATAGTGATTGCTACTGTGCCAAGAAACAGCATAAGCTTCTAAGAGCATATGTTATTAGGAGCAATTATTATAAGGCCTTATTGACTCTAAATCATGTCTCCCAATCATTCGTTTCTAACTACATCACGACCCGAATCGATTGGATAATCGACTCTCGTTATTTGATGATCTTAAATAGAAGTCTAAGTCAATAAAAGTAGGCTCATTTTAGTATATACAGAAATTTAATattatagtaaaaataaatattgtTATTAAATAAGTAAGAAAAAACCAATGATAGTCTTCACTTAAATATACATCACTATTAGTTGCTCACAAACCACATCCTCATAATAATTCTTAATTGATATTTATTTTCGGGTCTCTTTCTCTAACTAGCaaatattttatttcaatatgctgagaaaaatttatttccatatcatcacaaaatatctttaatgGCTTGCTATCCATACTAAATCTTGAGattaaattttatgatttataatctcAAAGTATATTATAAATTCAGCTTCTATTATTGATAATACaataaatgattattttataCTTTTCTAGGAAATTTCTCCTCCAACTAATATGAACATGAATCCTGAAGTAGATTTTCAAATATTAAgataatttacaaaatcaataTTTGAATAAcccatcacttctaattgatttgATCTCTTATAGATGAGCATATAGTTTTTTGTCCGGACATCTCATCATTTTCTTTAACTTTTTAATGTTTTATCTTGGGTTGTTTTGGTATCTATTAAGTATTCTGATTGCAAATGTATGTGAGCTCATATAAATTTAAGTATATAATATGCTTCTAACTATGCatattatttgattcttttctatatTATTCTTAAGATACTTgttttgattaaattttttatctttagtaATAGATATATCATTAATAGAACAAAACAACATATTGAATTTCTTAAAGACTAGGCCAATATATCCTTTTTGAGATAGTCATAGTAATTTTTGAGATATATTCATGAATATCTTAATGCTAATAATAAAAACTACCTCATTCATATAAACCATCTTAAAATTTCTAATGAGAAACATCTTGGTTTCATGCAATAAACCATGGTCActagtaagaaaaatattatttatatataagaccaatataataaacttattcttattgattttttgatatataCACTAATAAATAATATTTGTTCTTAAATTCAAATAaagtaataatattataaaactttatataCTATTAAAAGTTTGTTTAAGACCATAAATGAATTTCTAAAGTTTGCAAGCtcaactttccttttctttctttacaAATCGTTTAGATTGTTCAATGTAGATTTTCTCATCTAAATCCCGATtcagaaatattattttaatatcaaaatgatataactcaagatcataataagctactaatatcataataatcctcaatgagtccttttaaaaaattaaagaaaatatctcattataatcaattctttctttttgagaaaaatctTTAGCCATAAGTATAGCTTTATATTATTCGATATTGCccttattaggaacgagtcgacactaagagggggtgaattaatatagtagataaaattacgtcggttcaaaattttcgtttcgattaaacccattttggaaagatgttaacttgaaagcatgcacaagcgtagtgaaagtaagaattcaatttgcaataaggtaaatattaagaagtaaatgcaaacaagattttatagtggttcggtcgtcgtgacctacatccactctaccgattcctcttccatcgaggccaccaacatccactaacgatcttcctttaatggcgaagatcaactactcttatacAACTCAATTCttattttgataggttcaggagagaacctttacaccctctttACTCATCTCTCAAACGATACTAACACTTtgagctttgagaggagttctcacgagATTACAATaacgtttttcttcttttttactctcaattcttatatgtgttaactagggatgagatgggcatttataggcctcaagtggattcaaacttggagcctaaaaatatctcatcccgggaccttcgggtactggcagtaccaccacctgtgctgggcgataccaccgcctacagcactgacattgATACTAAAACTAGGCTGTACCacaacccagtctggcggtaccacctcctaatcTGACAATATCACCgcctgacaatctctcggagactgtgtctgggcataccaccacccagactagcggtaccgtcgcctgacataatctcggagactatactacgatggttccacctattgggtcattgtttaagcctttcacttgacccaatatagcccaaacttgggcccaattgatgagttggcccaattccaacccaattatatgttaactatgaattttaagatattcactaagctaaataagtccataagtctaggtttcttctggcgagctttcgacgaacttccgatgatctctcggcaatattccaatggactcccagcaagctcctggacttcacgacgatattcttggcgagttccgatgagcttctttagcaagatcttggacttctcagtcaattctgacTGAACATCCAAcaaacatctggacttccgacgaactctcgaactcccaatgaaatctcattcttgactttgggacttcattttgttttatgccttgattgctatcgtagttaatcctgcacacttaaagcctatttcgatctagataattattactaagcttgaatcaaatattgtccggcatgtcattggtttatcgatgcttcgtccgattcttcggtgtatcgtcctctctttcggcctattgcctaatcggttagttgacctctgcaactccgattttcttagtgtaattttcactctttttagcccaatgcccaaacccatggcccgaagccttctatcaatacgtcgaccgatccttcggctcgacgtccaatcttctgacatgtttttctccaacacaacatgattcttcctgctttaattatctttccctgatcgaagcttcttgtgtcactcaaaacatagattaaatcataaacactatcaattggtttcatcatcaaaatatgagatttaataatctctccctttttgatgatgacaaccaattgatgatggagtaaccttaactcctcctatcaatatgccatattgatagaatcttgaattcaacctgaattcaagtcaaagcaaatttaatcatgagtccaagcaacataaaatcatgtataatcaaaatttcgatatatcattccatgtatgatcattataacttctcctcctttgtcatcaataaaaaggagaagtgcatttagcaagttttaaatcattgcattataaatataatatcaaattttatcatcatgcaagctagcaataattttgagttttgcaagttcataaattttgctagatgtgcaagttagcatgttttatattttttgcaATTTTTTTCTCCATACAATTTACAAATTTAGTAAATTTAgtgagttttacataattttagaacatgcaagctagtaaattttacacatatgaaagttggcaaaattttgcatattttgagttgagcaagctttttgcttttctttatgatgtaTAACTTAGTAAACATTGTTTCTCTTGaaatttgcaagatagcatttcttgcttatcttttgagataagcaagctagcaagtttgcctcttttcgtgatatgtacgctagcaattctttcttccgagtaataacaatacaatagtttaatttatttctctttacttcaatcttcaaatcatgacaaggataaataacaaagttgaagaatcaaatcatgaatgtcaagagatcatatattatttttttacaaatttctccatttgtaaatagaaagcatgataggaaatgttcttgattcaaaaagaagactcaagttataatttcaagaattcacaagaaaaatcatgattcatttgacaaaaatattatcgattcatgcatttgaataaatatttttaaacaaacatcacttcaactcatcatgcataatttcaaaatgtaaaatcatcaaacatgatacaattatttattttcaaaacgttcatcattattttcaactcattcaatttatcaaatcaacaaagtccctttcagaaaattcaaaatgaaatgaagagatttatcgatcttttgaaatgctagtgatttcctttctcccttttgtcattataaataAGAAGGAAGAATATCATAGTTTATTGgaataagtctcctttttagtgaatagcaaaaagaatcgtaggagaacaagatctcaattcatgcatataaagtcttcaatcatcaaaattattttcatagtccaagagatttatacaaatagattcatcaatctttttttgaaaactcaataagatagagattgagaagttttcaagaaaaatatattttctttttatttcataGCATGCCTTtgttatttatgccaaatcaaaacatgcatcattatttaaaaccaaaagacaaagataagattcatcacaaaaatcttgatgacaaaaaatataacacattaaacataaggattctttaaacaagagatttaatttatcattttaattttaatgataatacattttcctttttatatgtttcgtcttatgtgattgatttcatataagtaatctcaagttttttcatatgaaaaccatccatcatgtttaaaattaaaaatcaactttcattatgataaggatcaataagccataaatcacaaaagaaaatcatcattactttgggcatgataccaaaataataatttttttaaaagggTATGCTTGacaccaaaatatggtttcaagttttcaaggtataacattcataatttcaaactataaactcattaagcatgatttcaaataatcaagcatgatttcataaagtatttttctttttaaataaatCTAACTTATCATGCTTAGAGCTAGGAGTTCACATACAATTGTCatgctgaaaattttaattttatttttataaaatcactagaaaaagaagcatgataattttatataattttctatttttttactaactaattaaaaataactcatgaaaagcatcaaataattttaaaataaattaaaggagttttgtttgagttgtttacctcattgtcgagagtcaccaaagcgaagttcgccacttcgttttcatcggtttgctcattgtcttcgaatgcactcgtttcgtcccaagtcaccttgagtgctttctttttctttaacaatttcttctttttaagttcattttctaccttttgatttgtgttttaagaaccttttaagttttattgtgagaagttcaaggtcattatcatcatcacttgagttatcactcaagtggtattttaTTGTTCGAAATGTCAAAttctttatgttctttggaaggtagttctcatgttcatcatgttcaatacaagtcatttcataggtcatcaaagacccaataagttcattAAGTGAAAAATAGTTTAAATCATTCActtcttgtattacggttacttttcgatcccaatttttagaaagaaatcttagaatcttgtttacaagttcaagattagaaaatttactaagtacttttaaactattgatgacatttgtaaaacggatgtacatgtcaacaatagttttacttggttccattcgaaataattcaaaatcatgcatcgaaagatttattctagactcttttactctattcgtgccttcatgagttatttctagtgtgtgccaaatcttatATGCAGTTTCGTATtaagaaatataattaaactcatttttgctcaaagcacaaaataaagcgttcatagctctagcattcaaagaaataattttctttccaaatcattccattagttcattggagtagaagacttttgaaaactatttttaacaatattccataaatcaaggtttaaggaaagcaagaaaactctcatctgagttttccaataagtgtagtctatcctattgaacatgggaggacgaacgatagaaaggcCCTattgaaagtgttgaatctcggattttgatgatgaaaccaattgataatgtttatgatttgatatgtgttttgagtgacgtaggtagctttgatcagggagatataattaaag
The window above is part of the Musa acuminata AAA Group cultivar baxijiao chromosome BXJ2-6, Cavendish_Baxijiao_AAA, whole genome shotgun sequence genome. Proteins encoded here:
- the LOC135613527 gene encoding uclacyanin-3-like, with product MAAMLRAVMAIATVAAISAIAMGANYDVGGPAGSWDLATNYTQWVSGKAFRVGDTLTFKYASSHDVLEVSSAAYSSCTTSNPISTSTGGNTVVTLNSTGSRYFVCGIPGHCAGGMKLQIDVASPTSTRPPSPSSTPRSPVAPSPRSPSALPPSSSTPGSVPPPASSTPGSVPPPSAPTASPPTPSGACLKAKATLGLGSGIVMLMLMAL